The Candidatus Ozemobacteraceae bacterium genome segment CAGCCGCCCGATCTCGGTCCGGATGAACCGATCGGATGTCACCGCGATCAGGTCGAAGGAGGACAGCTCCTGCCCGGGGACGCCCGTCAGAAGATACCTGTGACCCTTGATCTGGAAGCTGTCCCGCAGAGCCTGCGCGCGGCCGCGAAGTCGCGAACCGAACGCGTCGACTTCGGACGGTATTCTGATGCCGCGGGGAACGAAAACGCTCGGATCGTCCCGGTTGACGGCGACCCAGCGAGTGTCGTCGAGTTTTCTGAACGTGGGGATCATATATTTATATAGATACATATTTTCTATTTTATTCCGTCCCCACCCGGCCGAAAGCAGGAAGCGGACTTTTCCCGCGACGTCATACAGCGGGAGGATGATCTGGACCGTCCGTCGTCCGGTGAAATTGAACTGGGTGATCCGGCCGAGCGAGGAGACGATATCCGCATACAGCGCATCGACGTCGATCCCGCCGGCGGAGCCGATTTTGTACAATGGGGAGTCCTTGACGTCATCGACGTCGGGGCCGTGATTGTACTGTCTGAAGAGATTCAGGTAGATCGGCCTGAGGAGCTTGCGATTCCGCTCGTCGTCATAATCGACCCTTCCGTCCGTGTATCCGATATCGCCGTTTTCATCCACGGCGACGCCGACGTCCAGCCCGGTCAGCGATCTGAATTTCGCCATGCGATCGGCAAGCGTCCGGTCGAACGGGACATCCGTCGGAAGGGGGCGGCCGATCACCTGTTTGACCAGGCGATCCAGTTCGCCGATGGTCACCGGCATCCCGCGGTCGAACAGTCGGAGGGACTTTTCCATCTCGTCATGCACCTGCTTTTCGAGAACGATCCGCTTTTCGCCGAGATAATCGGAAGCGACCAGACTCATGAACGCAAGTGGCAGCCCGACCATATACAGGAACAATCCGACCAGTTTCTGCCGAATCGAAATGTACGGAAGCCATTTTCCGCTCATGACCATCCATGTAGGAACCGACAGGGCAAAGAAAAGGGCCACGAGGAAGAACGAGAGCAGCCGTTGTTCGACGGTGCGCTCGCGAGATTCCGCCTCCGGCATGCTGACGAGGAGCCGGACGGACGGGCCAATGACGGCATGTCCCCACAACGATCCGCCCAGCCGCAGATGCATGCGGGGGGTGACCCTGAACTCGGTCAGCAGGCGTTCCATCGTATCGATATCGGCTCGGCGACGGGCATCACGCTTTCGCCAATCGCTCATTTCATCGATGACGTATGCCCTGGCCGATCGCGAATGCCGGTTGAAAAAGGTCGCCCGATCCTTCACGGCGATCGACTCCCAGGTCGGAATACGGTTGACGTGGGCGACCAGCATCCCACCGGCATGCCATCGCGAGATGATGACGAAGTGGCGCTCGTCGGTATTTGCGGCGACTTTCAGCGCCCCGTATCTCAGCTGATCGGGCCTGAGCATCCCCCCGAGGAACCCCTGGAAAAGCCGCCACTGGTCTTTCAGCGGCCTCGCATTTTCACCGATGGCGTGGGCCTTCACGGCGGAGGCAAATCTCCGCAGGACGGCGAGGGGCGGTTGCCTGTCGGACAGTTCGGGGCGTGGTTCGCCTCTTCCGTCGATGAACGTGAACGTAAACAGCCCCGGGAATCGGCGATGCAGATGTCGCCTGTATATCTCGAACGACCGCATCGAATCGCGGCCGCTTCTGAACACCCGGGTCACCAGGATGTTGAAGAGGCGCTCCACGAACACGTCCGGCGAACGGAACTGGTCGAAACTTGACGTTATGCGCTCGAGTCGTTCCTCGAGCTGCCGCCGATCCTTCTCCTCGGCTTCGCGCCAGAGGTTCCCGAAGGCAAGCCAGACGAGAAACAAGGGAATGCCGAAAAACACCAGCGAAAAGGTTGCCCACCGGAGGCCGGGAAATTTCATCTCTGCCCTGCCATTGGTCACTGTCATCCTCTTCTATATACCATATCTGCCAACGGGCGACCCGGGAGGATCGCGTGGTTGACCAAACTTTCCGTTGGTGTTATACTAAGCAATCCTCAATTCAACTTTTTACAGGAGGTTCTATGGCAGGGTTAACGTTGAACGCTGAAGTAAGAACGAAAACGGGGCAGGGTCCGTCCCGCCGCGACCGCGTTTCCGGACAGGTTCCGGCCGTCGTGTACGGTCGCGGTGTCGAGCAGCCCATTCACTGCACGCTGAATCGCCGCGAGATCGAGGCGATCATCGCCAAGGCGCAGCGCAACACCATCTTCAAGCTGGCTTTCGGCGGCAAGACTCAGGAGCGCGA includes the following:
- a CDS encoding SpoIIE family protein phosphatase, with protein sequence MKFPGLRWATFSLVFFGIPLFLVWLAFGNLWREAEEKDRRQLEERLERITSSFDQFRSPDVFVERLFNILVTRVFRSGRDSMRSFEIYRRHLHRRFPGLFTFTFIDGRGEPRPELSDRQPPLAVLRRFASAVKAHAIGENARPLKDQWRLFQGFLGGMLRPDQLRYGALKVAANTDERHFVIISRWHAGGMLVAHVNRIPTWESIAVKDRATFFNRHSRSARAYVIDEMSDWRKRDARRRADIDTMERLLTEFRVTPRMHLRLGGSLWGHAVIGPSVRLLVSMPEAESRERTVEQRLLSFFLVALFFALSVPTWMVMSGKWLPYISIRQKLVGLFLYMVGLPLAFMSLVASDYLGEKRIVLEKQVHDEMEKSLRLFDRGMPVTIGELDRLVKQVIGRPLPTDVPFDRTLADRMAKFRSLTGLDVGVAVDENGDIGYTDGRVDYDDERNRKLLRPIYLNLFRQYNHGPDVDDVKDSPLYKIGSAGGIDVDALYADIVSSLGRITQFNFTGRRTVQIILPLYDVAGKVRFLLSAGWGRNKIENMYLYKYMIPTFRKLDDTRWVAVNRDDPSVFVPRGIRIPSEVDAFGSRLRGRAQALRDSFQIKGHRYLLTGVPGQELSSFDLIAVTSDRFIRTEIGRLQWAVGIVSLAILLTGATVGTLLARKFLEPIGNLAEGVASLRRREFEKRLPILDRDELGDLSQTFNEMMEGMADLEVARIVQESLFPKKSLSLPPFGVCGSCVPATQTGGDYYDFFPMPDGRLMVLIGDVSGHGVGAAMVMAMAKSLVAHMVSQSADPAVILASINTTLLKVLERQRIMSCFMGFLDGEKKRMAFSNAGHNDPFVVRGKTVIQIQGERAFPLGASKRNRLAPTEFAFEAGDRLVLYTDGLIEAVAIDGEPVNYDRFIDALPGLMRDDAESTERAIREWHGRIVKPGPQADDITVVIVTVGGPVRS